GACGCCGACCGGGCGCCCGTCGTCGTCGACGAGGACGACCTGCTCGGGGGTGGGAGGCATGGCGTCCAGCCTGCCACCGCGGCGTCAGGCCCGCCCTCCCACCGTGTCCCGCCCCACCGGGCCGCGCAGCACCATCCCCCGCAGCAGCGCGGCCTGCCCGACGTGCTGCAGGTCGTCGTTCACGACGCTGACCAGCCGAACCCCGAGCGTGACGGGCGGATCCCACTCCTCGTCGACGACCCGGTCGAGGTCGGTGGCGGTCAGCGTCGCCAGGTACTCCCCGGTCCGGTCGAGGACGGCGTCGAGGTAGCCGGTGAGCAGGTCGGGCCCGTCGGGACGGACCGCGGCGACGTCGTCGGCGTCCTGGCCGTAGCCGATCTCGGCGTCGTCGAACGGGAGCGCGAAACGCGCCGCCCAGCCCTGCCGGGTCCACACCTGCTCGCTCCCCGCGACGCCGGCCACGTGGTCGTCCTGCACGCGGGCGAGGTGCCAGACCAGCCAGGCGACGGTGTTGGCCGACGGGTCGGCGCGCCACGCCAGCTGCTCGGGGGTGAGGTCCGCGACGGCGGCGTGCGCGCCGCCGCGGACCCGGGTCAAGGCGTCGGCGAGGACGTCGATGGCGTTCATCCCCCGAGGATGCCCCCTACGGGAGGTGCCCGGCCCTACGAGAGGTGCTTGGGCCGCGGGTGCTCCTTCTCCCCCTCCTCGGAGTCGACCCCGTTCTGGCCCGACGTGACGCCCGACGAGGACGTCGAGTCCGCCCGGGACAGCGAGACGATCACCGACTTGGACGCGGGCTGGTGGCTGCCCTCCGCGACGTGGTCCAGCGGCACCAGCGGGTTGGTCTCCGGGTAGTACGCCGCCGCCGTGCCGCGCGGGGTGTCGTACTCCACGATCCGGAAGTCGCGGGCGGTGCGCTCGATGTCGTCGTCGTCCCAGCGGGTCGACAGGTCGACGTGGTCGCCGTCGTCGAAGCCGAGTGCGGCGATGTCGTCGCGGTGCAGGAACACCACGCGGCGCCCGCCCTCGATCCCGCGGTAGCGGTCGGAGAGCCCGTAGATCGTGGTGTTGAACTGGTCGTGGCTGCGCATCGTCTGCAGCAGCAGGTGCCCGTCGGGCACGTGCAGCACCTCCACGGGCGACACGACGAACTCGGCCGCCCCGGACTCCGTCGGGAACGTCCGGGAGTCGCGCGGCGGGTGCGGCATGACGAACCCGCCGGGGCGCCGCGCGTTGACCTCGTAGCTCTCGCAGCCCGGCACGACGCGCGCGATGTGCTCGCGGATGCGGCGGTAGTCCTG
This sequence is a window from Pseudonocardia petroleophila. Protein-coding genes within it:
- a CDS encoding mycothiol transferase; translated protein: MNAIDVLADALTRVRGGAHAAVADLTPEQLAWRADPSANTVAWLVWHLARVQDDHVAGVAGSEQVWTRQGWAARFALPFDDAEIGYGQDADDVAAVRPDGPDLLTGYLDAVLDRTGEYLATLTATDLDRVVDEEWDPPVTLGVRLVSVVNDDLQHVGQAALLRGMVLRGPVGRDTVGGRA